The following coding sequences are from one Nicotiana tabacum cultivar K326 chromosome 1, ASM71507v2, whole genome shotgun sequence window:
- the LOC142180306 gene encoding uncharacterized protein LOC142180306 isoform X1, producing the protein MEEGSDSDTSVSKSSGSQLLPIGGISIDLNLPMPVTEKENCHHFSIRGYVAEMRKKDIIICSPFGSSSKPEDQLPPLDIPKFKSWRCKNCISEVGAEGAGNEMCVHKASTSSVQYLLPELKHMSDSRKVPRSVREEETGNPATEVTPSKQCSTQETKTKSPVANTKIADSESNDESDEEVPYDIDPEIEIGSENVEQRTASITSDEIEVLGSKERVHNMSNVNLNRSPSVELIEGTETSKGGDENLAVNSQCDLHEDIANDLPRRKTRKVRLLTEILLGEKANLEINCANAERCSANTTPMVLSDEDTVGAPKDKVSFLEDARKGNKISQKKRRTSQEDNRKSEMNLDGKVAKRSKVFNKKAERRSSMEIEVSDSRPIENGSDRERLQSRRKSSKIKHRSDHKDSGVNKKKHKKDQLVSGCSPQMLPEGKSTGISTNGYSGANILFQSSSASTAEKFETHLRNESLHGKERNSDMCWDTNRSLEVRNASSPMNVAQDKNLRRESSRNDVVQMPTGMGVVTSQLENELPANAKLDLSLSRSKDAEKRVENDIIQRKNRTNWQLSLQNSSKSCDPKDNSFMRQSNVSESDQYLRKGVNGLVRQSNVSELGQSSRKEVNSLVRQLNVPGSGHSLWKGVNSLVRQSNVSESGQSSRKGVICDLNQGIYQTSSAWQQIQSSPDPLQRRNIQMPNRMEPPQPCSKANLNGVQGSSSVIKLHRSHQSKKVVEKRPIEIVELLNNNHERSLPLTRSNLVIERNDNGAVTWLNPSLTGFHPVHANVNADVGVCRGYIPHLSNGKVNSTEMTQVQEPQFKLFGNLKQIQQKPSNGGQVPSRWGSQHGEGSKPGWFPTRKQSILFGHPKGRTISDIKSMDSESQSKWHQTSNPYSSETIPALQLLGRVDQTTPLPPAFNVVEEQSFSACNYPPPIYMDGNQSIHNGSFLSRHHPKESSGVRIGGYTAGYGSQQPYPYLNDEVSHAPVQLGGRNLQQSVSSSGLWRTTREVVGTSSSMVHSLRTENASRSLDSSTPITTVLPVSIIPKKNPPCLLNQNPAEIALADNEKYLRTAEDQDIRNKSSSREKSGAVRLDGRKQQRRKNPPGRMPLECRRAP; encoded by the exons TGGATATGTAGCTGAGATGAGAAAGAAGGACATCATAATTTGTTCACCCTTTGGATCAAGCAGTAAGCCCGAGGATCAACTTCCTCCTCTTGACATTCCCAAATTTAAGTCGTGGCGATGTAAAAATTGCATCAGTGAGGTCGGAGCTGAAGGTGCAGGAAACGAAATGTGTGTACATAAGGCCTCTACTAGTAGTGTGCAATATTTATTGCCAGAGTTGAAGCACATGTCCGATTCACGGAAAG TTCCCAGAAGTGTTAGAGAAGAGGAGACTGGCAATCCAGCCACTGAGGTGACACCATCTAAGCAATGCTCAACTcaagaaacaaaaacaaagagCCCAG TTGCTAATACAAAGATTGCGGATTCTGAGTCTAATGATGAGAGTGACGAAGAAGTTCCCTATGATATTGATCCAGAGATAGAAATAGGCTCTGAAAATGTTGAACAGAGAACTGCTTCAATCACTTCAGATGAAATAGAGGTACTTGGTAGCAAGGAAAGAGTTCATAATATGAGCAATGTGAATTTAAATAGATCACCTTCTGTTGAATTGATAGAGGGCACTGAAACATCTAAGGGAGGTGATGAAAATTTGGCAGTAAATAGTCAGTGCGATTTGCATGAGGATATTGCAAATGATCTACCGCGCAGGAAAACTCGTAAGGTGCGCTTGTTGACTGAGATATTGCTGGGTGAAAAAGCCAATTTGGAGATTAATTGTGCCAATGCAGAACGATGTTCGGCAAATACCACGCCCATGGTGCTTTCTGATGAAGATACGGTTGGTGCACCCAAGGATAAGGTATCATTTCTTGAGGATGCTAGAAAGGGTAACAAGATTTCTCAGAAGAAGAGAAGGACGTCTCAAGAAGATAACCGCAAGTCAGAGATGAACTTAGATGGTAAGGTGGCTAAAAGATCTAAGGTCTTCAATAAAAAAGCTGAGAGGAGGAGTTCTATGGAGATTGAAGTTTCTGATTCACGTCCGATTGAGAATGGATCAGACAGAGAACGTCTACAGAGTCGCAGAAAAAGTTCGAAAATAAAGCATAGAAGTGATCATAAGGACTCTGGagtaaataaaaagaaacataAGAAGGATCAACTTGTCAGTGGCTGTTCTCCACAAATGCTCCCGGAGGGGAAAAGCACTGGTATTAGCACAAATGGATATAGTGGTGCTAATATTCTCTTTCAATCGTCAAGTGCTTCCACTGCTGAAAAATTTGAAACTCATTTGAGGAATGAGTCATTGCATGGAAAAGAGAGAAACTCTGATATGTGCTGGGATACTAACAGGTCGCTTGAAGTTAGAAATGCCTCTTCTCCTATGAATGTAGCTCAAGACAAAAATTTGCGAAGGGAAAGTTCGAGGAATGATGTTGTACAAATGCCGACTGGTATGGGAGTGGTGACTTCTCAGCTAGAAAATGAGTTACCTGCTAATGCGAAGTTAGACCTGTCTTTGAGCAGATCCAAGGATGCTGAGAAACGTGTTGAAAATGATATTATCCAAAGGAAAAACAGGACAAATTGGCAGTTGAGTCTACAAAATAGCAGTAAGAGTTGTGATCCGAAAGATAACTCTTTCATGAGACAGTCAAATGTATCTGAATCAGATCAATATTTGAGGAAAGGCGTGAACGGTCTTGTAAGACAGTCAAATGTGTCTGAATTAGGTCAGTCTTCCAGGAAAGAAGTGAACTCTCTTGTAAGACAGTTAAATGTGCCTGGGTCAGGTCATTCTTTGTGGAAAGGCGTGAACTCTCTTGTAAGACAGTCAAATGTGTCTGAATCAGGCCAATCTTCGAGGAAAGGAGTGATTTGTGACCTCAACCAGGGAATTTATCAAACATCATCCGCGTGGCAACAGATTCAAAGCTCACCTGATCCACTTCAAAGGAGAAATATTCAAATGCCAAATCGAATG GAACCGCCTCAGCCTTGCAGCAAAGCAAACCTTAATGGAGTTCAAGGTTCGTCATCTGTAATTAAGCTGCATAGAAGTCATCAGTCTAAGAAGGTTGTGGAAAAAAGGCCAATTGAGATTGTAGAGCTGTTGAACAACAACCATGAAAGGAGTCTTCCCCTGACCAGAAGTAATTTAGTGATTGAAAGAAATGATAATGGAGCAGTTACATGGTTAAATCCTAGTTTAACCGGTTTTCATCCAGTTCATGCAAATGTAAATGCTGATGTTGGAGTATGCAGAGGCTATATCCCCCACTTATCTAATGGTAAAGTGAACAGCACTGAGATGACTCAGGTTCAGGAGCCACAGTTCAAACTGTTCGGCAATTTAAAACAAATTCAGCAGAAACCATCAAATGGAGGGCAAGTTCCCAGCAGATGGGGGTCGCAACATGGTGAAGGATCAAAACCTGGATGGTTTCCCACTAGGAAGCAGAGCATATTATTTGGACATCCGAAAGGGAGGACTATCAGTGACATAAAGAGTATGGATTCTGAAAGCCAGAGCAAGTGGCATCAAACGTCAAATCCTTATTCTAGTGAGACCATACCAGCATTGCAGTTACTCGGTCGTGTGGATCAAACAACTCCATTACCTCCTGCTTTCAATGTGGTTGAAGAGCAATCTTTCTCTGCCTGCAACTATCCCCCGCCGATTTACATGGATGGAAACCAAAGTATTCACAATGGATCATTCTTATCACGTCATCATCCCAAGGAGTCTTCTGGTGTTCGCATTGGTGGTTATACTGCTGGTTATGGCTCACAACAACCTTATCCGTACTTAAATG ATGAAGTATCTCATGCACCTGTGCAACTTGGCGGAAGAAATTTGCAGCAATCTGTGTCTTCAAGTGGCCTCTGGCGGACCACTCGAGAAGTTGTTGGTACATCAAGTTCAATGGTGCATTCGTTGCGGACTGAAAATGCTTCCAGGTCATTAGACAGCAGTACCCCTATAACTACTGTATTGCCTGTCTCTATTATTCCAAAAAAGAATCCTCCTTGCCTTTTAAATCAAAACCCTGCTGAAATTGCTCTCGCTGATAATGAAAAGTATCTCAGAACTGCAGAGGATCAGGACATTAGGAATAAGAGCTCATCGCGAGAGAAATCTGGAGCTGTTCGTTTGGATGGGCGAAAGCAGCAGAGGAGAAAAAACCCACCAGGGAGAATGCCTCTAGAATGCCGCCGAGCACCATGA
- the LOC142180306 gene encoding uncharacterized protein LOC142180306 isoform X2, translating to MEEGSDSDTSVSKSSGSQLLPIGGISIDLNLPMPVTEKENCHHFSIRGYVAEMRKKDIIICSPFGSSSKPEDQLPPLDIPKFKSWRCKNCISEVGAEGAGNEMCVHKASTSSVQYLLPELKHMSDSRKVPRSVREEETGNPATEVTPSKQCSTQETKTKSPVANTKIADSESNDESDEEVPYDIDPEIEIGSENVEQRTASITSDEIEVLGSKERVHNMSNVNLNRSPSVELIEGTETSKGGDENLAVNSQCDLHEDIANDLPRRKTRKVRLLTEILLGEKANLEINCANAERCSANTTPMVLSDEDTVGAPKDKVSFLEDARKGNKISQKKRRTSQEDNRKSEMNLDGKVAKRSKVFNKKAERRSSMEIEVSDSRPIENGSDRERLQSRRKSSKIKHRSDHKDSGVNKKKHKKDQLVSGCSPQMLPEGKSTGISTNGYSGANILFQSSSASTAEKFETHLRNESLHGKERNSDMCWDTNRSLEVRNASSPMNVAQDKNLRRESSRNDVVQMPTGMGVVTSQLENELPANAKLDLSLSRSKDAEKRVENDIIQRKNRTNWQLSLQNSSKSCDPKDNSFMRQSNVSESDQYLRKGVNGLVRQSNVSELGQSSRKEVNSLVRQLNVPGSGHSLWKGVNSLVRQSNVSESGQSSRKGVICDLNQGIYQTSSAWQQIQSSPDPLQRRNIQMPNRMEPPQPCSKANLNGVQGSSSVIKLHRSHQSKKVVEKRPIEIVELLNNNHERSLPLTRSNLVIERNDNGAVTWLNPSLTGFHPVHANVNADVGVCRGYIPHLSNGKVNSTEMTQVQEPQFKLFGNLKQIQQKPSNGGQVPSRWGSQHGEGSKPGWFPTRKQSILFGHPKGRTISDIKSMDSESQSKWHQTSNPYSSETIPALQLLGRVDQTTPLPPAFNVVEEQSFSACNYPPPIYMDGNQSIHNGSFLSRHHPKESSGVRIGGYTAGYGSQQPYPYLNDEVSHAPVQLGGRNLQQSVSSSGLWRTTREVVGTSSSMVHSLRTENASRTAEDQDIRNKSSSREKSGAVRLDGRKQQRRKNPPGRMPLECRRAP from the exons TGGATATGTAGCTGAGATGAGAAAGAAGGACATCATAATTTGTTCACCCTTTGGATCAAGCAGTAAGCCCGAGGATCAACTTCCTCCTCTTGACATTCCCAAATTTAAGTCGTGGCGATGTAAAAATTGCATCAGTGAGGTCGGAGCTGAAGGTGCAGGAAACGAAATGTGTGTACATAAGGCCTCTACTAGTAGTGTGCAATATTTATTGCCAGAGTTGAAGCACATGTCCGATTCACGGAAAG TTCCCAGAAGTGTTAGAGAAGAGGAGACTGGCAATCCAGCCACTGAGGTGACACCATCTAAGCAATGCTCAACTcaagaaacaaaaacaaagagCCCAG TTGCTAATACAAAGATTGCGGATTCTGAGTCTAATGATGAGAGTGACGAAGAAGTTCCCTATGATATTGATCCAGAGATAGAAATAGGCTCTGAAAATGTTGAACAGAGAACTGCTTCAATCACTTCAGATGAAATAGAGGTACTTGGTAGCAAGGAAAGAGTTCATAATATGAGCAATGTGAATTTAAATAGATCACCTTCTGTTGAATTGATAGAGGGCACTGAAACATCTAAGGGAGGTGATGAAAATTTGGCAGTAAATAGTCAGTGCGATTTGCATGAGGATATTGCAAATGATCTACCGCGCAGGAAAACTCGTAAGGTGCGCTTGTTGACTGAGATATTGCTGGGTGAAAAAGCCAATTTGGAGATTAATTGTGCCAATGCAGAACGATGTTCGGCAAATACCACGCCCATGGTGCTTTCTGATGAAGATACGGTTGGTGCACCCAAGGATAAGGTATCATTTCTTGAGGATGCTAGAAAGGGTAACAAGATTTCTCAGAAGAAGAGAAGGACGTCTCAAGAAGATAACCGCAAGTCAGAGATGAACTTAGATGGTAAGGTGGCTAAAAGATCTAAGGTCTTCAATAAAAAAGCTGAGAGGAGGAGTTCTATGGAGATTGAAGTTTCTGATTCACGTCCGATTGAGAATGGATCAGACAGAGAACGTCTACAGAGTCGCAGAAAAAGTTCGAAAATAAAGCATAGAAGTGATCATAAGGACTCTGGagtaaataaaaagaaacataAGAAGGATCAACTTGTCAGTGGCTGTTCTCCACAAATGCTCCCGGAGGGGAAAAGCACTGGTATTAGCACAAATGGATATAGTGGTGCTAATATTCTCTTTCAATCGTCAAGTGCTTCCACTGCTGAAAAATTTGAAACTCATTTGAGGAATGAGTCATTGCATGGAAAAGAGAGAAACTCTGATATGTGCTGGGATACTAACAGGTCGCTTGAAGTTAGAAATGCCTCTTCTCCTATGAATGTAGCTCAAGACAAAAATTTGCGAAGGGAAAGTTCGAGGAATGATGTTGTACAAATGCCGACTGGTATGGGAGTGGTGACTTCTCAGCTAGAAAATGAGTTACCTGCTAATGCGAAGTTAGACCTGTCTTTGAGCAGATCCAAGGATGCTGAGAAACGTGTTGAAAATGATATTATCCAAAGGAAAAACAGGACAAATTGGCAGTTGAGTCTACAAAATAGCAGTAAGAGTTGTGATCCGAAAGATAACTCTTTCATGAGACAGTCAAATGTATCTGAATCAGATCAATATTTGAGGAAAGGCGTGAACGGTCTTGTAAGACAGTCAAATGTGTCTGAATTAGGTCAGTCTTCCAGGAAAGAAGTGAACTCTCTTGTAAGACAGTTAAATGTGCCTGGGTCAGGTCATTCTTTGTGGAAAGGCGTGAACTCTCTTGTAAGACAGTCAAATGTGTCTGAATCAGGCCAATCTTCGAGGAAAGGAGTGATTTGTGACCTCAACCAGGGAATTTATCAAACATCATCCGCGTGGCAACAGATTCAAAGCTCACCTGATCCACTTCAAAGGAGAAATATTCAAATGCCAAATCGAATG GAACCGCCTCAGCCTTGCAGCAAAGCAAACCTTAATGGAGTTCAAGGTTCGTCATCTGTAATTAAGCTGCATAGAAGTCATCAGTCTAAGAAGGTTGTGGAAAAAAGGCCAATTGAGATTGTAGAGCTGTTGAACAACAACCATGAAAGGAGTCTTCCCCTGACCAGAAGTAATTTAGTGATTGAAAGAAATGATAATGGAGCAGTTACATGGTTAAATCCTAGTTTAACCGGTTTTCATCCAGTTCATGCAAATGTAAATGCTGATGTTGGAGTATGCAGAGGCTATATCCCCCACTTATCTAATGGTAAAGTGAACAGCACTGAGATGACTCAGGTTCAGGAGCCACAGTTCAAACTGTTCGGCAATTTAAAACAAATTCAGCAGAAACCATCAAATGGAGGGCAAGTTCCCAGCAGATGGGGGTCGCAACATGGTGAAGGATCAAAACCTGGATGGTTTCCCACTAGGAAGCAGAGCATATTATTTGGACATCCGAAAGGGAGGACTATCAGTGACATAAAGAGTATGGATTCTGAAAGCCAGAGCAAGTGGCATCAAACGTCAAATCCTTATTCTAGTGAGACCATACCAGCATTGCAGTTACTCGGTCGTGTGGATCAAACAACTCCATTACCTCCTGCTTTCAATGTGGTTGAAGAGCAATCTTTCTCTGCCTGCAACTATCCCCCGCCGATTTACATGGATGGAAACCAAAGTATTCACAATGGATCATTCTTATCACGTCATCATCCCAAGGAGTCTTCTGGTGTTCGCATTGGTGGTTATACTGCTGGTTATGGCTCACAACAACCTTATCCGTACTTAAATG ATGAAGTATCTCATGCACCTGTGCAACTTGGCGGAAGAAATTTGCAGCAATCTGTGTCTTCAAGTGGCCTCTGGCGGACCACTCGAGAAGTTGTTGGTACATCAAGTTCAATGGTGCATTCGTTGCGGACTGAAAATGCTTCCAG AACTGCAGAGGATCAGGACATTAGGAATAAGAGCTCATCGCGAGAGAAATCTGGAGCTGTTCGTTTGGATGGGCGAAAGCAGCAGAGGAGAAAAAACCCACCAGGGAGAATGCCTCTAGAATGCCGCCGAGCACCATGA